A segment of the Odoribacter splanchnicus DSM 20712 genome:
TATAATTATCGGGTTACTAATAATCAAAGTTGGTATGAGCCTGCTACTCAGACATTACATATTGAATATGATGGTGTCTATGATTGGGGAAACTATTCCGTACGCAGAAATTTTACAAATCCTGTATTTAATTAAAATATTTTGATTCATACGGACGATTTTAAATCGTCCGTATGAAAATCGGTAATAGAGTATCCCGAAAATCCAATGGAAGTGAGTAGGGAATTTTAAAATTTTAAGTCATGAAAAAATGGATATTTATTACAACTTGTACCGTTGGGGTTTTATTATCGGCTGTAAATGTTTATAATGCTCAAGGTGCTTGGAATACCTTGTCGGGCGGCTTAAAGCAAGAGTGCTATTTTTCTGAAAAAATGAGAAATTATGTTGAAATGCGAGAATATGCTGATCCTCCTGTGTTAACATCTTTTTTAATAACTCCTATGTGTATGTCTTCTACTGCTGATATGGGGATTAATAGTTCAACTTATTCTTTTCTGATTGACGGTGGATTACAAAAAGCTCCTAATGCTATATTATGTAGACGTGATATATATAATACAGGTTTGCATATATGGCATGTGAAACTTGCAGCACAAGGAATATTTAAAGATGTTCAGGTAAAGAGGAATAATGAGAATTGTGTTAATATTAGTAATGTTGTGTTTAATCAGAGTAATTGTGAATTTATAGTATCTTCTGAAACGCCTTTACAAAGAGAAAGTACTACACTTCTTCTCTATATTTACAATTCTTGTATAGTATGGGATATAGAGGCCGGGCTGTTTTCTACGATACCTGGGCCGTTACCTGATTAGGAGCCTGTTTATCATAAAGAGTTCAATGTTGCAAGAGTGTTCCTTCTTTCCGGGAAGATGATTATTTTTAAGTTACCGCACTTGAAATAATTATGTATTTAACAGATTTAGAAGAAATACAAAGACAAGTTTTCAAGAAAATCTTGAACTTGCAAAAAAGAAAACGAAAATATGATTTGCGTGAAATATGGAATGTCGTTTTCTACTTCGTGAAGACGGGTTGCCAATGGCGTATGCCCCCTTCTCATTTCGCTTCCTGGGGACTGTTTATTACTATTAGCGAAATAGGCTTTCTTAATTTGTTAATGAACAACTTATGAGAGAAAGTACGTTTTCAAAAAGGTCAAAATGCCAAAGCAAGCGTGTGGGCATCATGGACAGTCAAAGCGTCCAGTGGGGCGATAATTGCTTCTTGAACGATATAGACGGCAACAAAAAAGTATAGGAATTAATACCATGTGGTCATAGACAAGAATGGCTTCCTGATTGTAGTCATGGTGTCTACAGCTTGTATAAATGACGGTAAGGTAGCCCGCCTGTTGGCACGATTCGTGAAAGAGCTTTGCTGTAGCATTAAAGTCATTCTTGCGGATGCTGGAACCGGAGCGCCGATAAAATCAAAAAGGCTTTCGGGTACATACTTGATATTTAAGTAAGCAGGGACAAGTCAAAAGGCTTTAAACTAGTAGTAAAGGCTGGGTTATGGAAAGGACTTTCTCATGGTTTGATAATTACAAAAGGCTTTGCCGAAATTACGAATTCACGTTTGATTCGGCAGAGGAGATGAGCAAACTTGCTGCCATAAGGATGTTACTTAAAGGATTTCTTAGATAACTCCGTTAGCTATGAAATTAAATTTTGCAATGTTTAGGATAAAATTGAATAAGTCGGTGTATATTATTTCCGTTTTATATACTGTGTTATTATGGAATTGTAAGAATACAGGTCATTCAAGTGATTTGAGAATTAATAATGATTCTTTATTTAACAGGTTAATTATTATTGATTTAGATAGTTTGGAAGAGAAGGACCTTGTCACTTACCCTGTCAGGTTAGAATATTTACGAAAGATTGAGGTTGGCGGCAGCGTTTTTGAAGTGGCGGATAAATGGCCGGATAGTGTAGAGATTGTGAAATTAGAGACAGCTCAGGAATGTCTGATGGGAGTTGTAAAACGGATTTATGTCGTGGATAGTTTGTTATTTATCAGTGATTCTAATGAAAAATTATTTGTTTTTGACAGATCGGGAAAATTTAGAAATACGATAGGAACTTTGGGGCGAGGAAATGATGAGTTGTTGTCTATGGTTGATTTTTGTGTAGATGCTTTAAAACGGAACGTATATGTTTTTGATCTATTGAGAAAGAAAATTTTCAAATATGATTTTCAAGGTCATTTGCTTGACAAGCTACGTTTTGAAAATGAGGTGGTAAATCATACCGGCCATATTTATTGGATGCCGGATGGAAATATAGTGGCAGAATTGGACTATTTTCCCGGAAGTAATTATCATTATGCCATATTGGACCGGAATAACGATTATCAGGTAAAAAATTATGCCTGTCCGTATGGCATTCCTTCGACTCTGCCGGTAGCTTTCGATCATACGATGCAAAGTTGCCGGGGAGATCATTGTTGGATGCTGACTTTATTATCCGATACGATCTATAGATATGCCGATGGGGAAATTGTGCCGGCAATGGTTGTAAAATCGAATGCCAGACCTGTAACTGCAGAAGTACTTTCCGGACAAAATTGGGAAACGGCTTTCCATGCTGATGCGGATTTGCTGCGTTGGGGATATTCGACAGGCATTTCGAAAATTTGGGCTACCGATCGTTTCCTTTATTTTACATATAGAGATATGAAAGACTGGTATGTTGTCTGTTGGGACCGGATAACCTGTAAAGGTTATAAGTACAAACAATATCCGCGGGGAAATATATTTATGCCAGGTGGTTTTATAGCAACATGCGCAGATGCTTTTATTGGTGCTGTTTCTGCTCTTGATTTTCTTACTCCGCCTGAGGGAGTTGGGGGAAAAGAGAGGGCTCAATGGAAAGAGTGGATTAAAGGGATACAGGAAGACGATAATCCGATATTGTTGTTGTATTATGTTCGTAAATAAAATATTGAACCGATGAGAATGATACTATACCTGTTGGTATTTGCAGTTATCATGGTGAATCGAAAAGCCAATAGAAGTGAGTAGAAAATTTTAAGTCATGAAAAGATGGAAATGTTTTGATTCCTATATGTGAGAAAAGTGAGGGAAATTGTTGTAAAAAGAGTTGGTTAGATAGTTCGATTAGGTATTTATGATTAATTTAAAGAGGAAAATAATAATATTGTCCTTGATCTTTTTTGTATATCTCTTATTTTCATGTGGGAGAAAAAATGATGGGGGGATAGGAGATATACGGAAAATAGACTTGGCCGGTTTATCTGTTTATAATCCTTTTATTAAAGGAAATCAGCTTGACAGTATCAAAATAGTAAAATTAGCTACAGATACGAATTGTTTACTTGGAGGGATAATAAAGGTTATAATTGAAGATTCACTGATCTTTATCAGAGATGCTAATGAGAAATTATTTGTTTTTGATTTGAATGGGAAATTCCGGAATATGATAGGGGTTATGGGAAATGGTCCGCTGGAATATACTTCATTATCAGATTTTTATGTTAATTGTCAAAAGAAATTTGTTTGCATTTTGGATCGGATTAAGGGTAAGATTTATCGTTATACTTTTGACGGTCAGTATATAGAGGAGTTTGATTGTGACCGAAGTGTTTTTAATAATGTTATCGATATTCACTATGTGGGAGAGAACAAATTGTTGTTGAATATGAATAATCATATCGGTACGCTTTATAACTATGCTCTGGTAAATGAAAGTAGTTATAAGCTTGAACAATTCTTACACCCTTATCCTGTAGTGTCAAGAGAGCGTATTTCTAATGGAATGCTACCGACAGTCGTATATGGTAACGGAAATATTTTTTATACAGTATTGTTGTCCGATACAATTTATACTATACAGGATGGAGAAAGCAGACCGATTTATTTGTATGAAGGAGGATTAAAACATATTAATTATGAAGCCTTACAGCAGGAAACTCCTTACCAAAGTATTTTTGAGGCGGAGATGAAGCTTATAAAAAAAGGTTATTCAGGAGGACTGTTACAATTATTTCAGTTAAAGGATCATTTATATTTTGAAATTTGCCAGGGGGAAGAATGTTGGAATATTTTTTGGAATCTGAAGGAGCAAACAGGATTTAAATATAATAGCTGTCTTCCTGGAATAAGGATCTTTCCAGGTAAAGTTCAAACTGTATATGAGAATTACATTGTTCGCAGTATATCTGCCTTAGATCTGAAAACGGAATATTTCAGAAAGCATAATTTTAAGGATAGTAGAATCGATGCGGTTAGCCGGGAAGTGTTGGAAGATGATAATCCTGTTCTGTTGTTTTATTATGTAAATACAGAAAGATTGAAAAAGTGAAATATACTTTGTTTACACAGAATATTTACTGGGAAGGATAACTTAAAACATTTAATTGTTTTAATATGAGATACTTTGAGATGAAAGGAATTTTTAGATTCTTATCCGGGATTATGGGTATTACCTGGCTATTATGGGGTGGTTGTAGACCTACAATAAAGGAACATGACCAATCTCTGTCGGATATAACAATAATCGATTTAGATAGTTTGGAGGAAGCAGATCTTTTGTTATCTCATCACCGAGTGGATTCTTTGAGGAAATTTGCTTTCCAGGGGCATGTTATGACTGTTGCGGATGGGTGGCCCGATAGTTTACGGGTAATTAAGTTGGAGACTTCGGCGGATTGTTTGCTCGGAGCAATAAAGAAAATCCGCTTTGTAGATTCTTTGATTTTTATAAGTGATTATAACGATCATCTCTATGTGTTTGATAGTTCTGGGAGTTTTCGGAATTCAATCGGTGAATTAGGTCGGGCTCCCAATCAGGTAGTTGCCTTGAGTAGTTTTTATGTGGATAGAAAGAGGAAAGTAGTTGGAGTGTATGATGGCTATAGCGATTGTATTCATAGATATGCATTCGATGGAATAAAGCAAGATAAAATATCCTGTAGGAATGAGGTAAATGGCTATATTCTCGATGTCAATCAAATAGATGACAATGAAATATTGTTGACCTTATCATCCGGTGTCGGCGATTTGTACAATTATGCAGTGGTTTCAGCTAAAGATTATAAATTGAAAGAATATATTCTTCCTTATAATTTAAGATATCTTGAAAATTCTAGTCGGGGAGAACTATCGTGTCTTGCTCAGCCTAACGGACAACTTTGGTTGACAGCTCTGTTGTCGGATACCATATATGAGTATAAAGCGGGAAAAATGTTGTCACGATTTGTAGTGAAATCTGATTGTATGTCTCTAAATGATCGGGTCTTTGAAAGTCATAAAGAATGGATTTCTCCTGCTCATGCATCGGCTTTTTTACGTGATAATGGGTATTCTCAGGGGCTGATGGCAATATGGGCAACTGATCAATATTTGCAATTCGATCTTTCCTATAAAGATGCCGGATACAGTGTCTATTATGATTATCTGAATCACAAAGGATATAAATCGAAACAGTATTCCCGTGGTAATGTTTTAATGCCCGGCCGGTTTCTGACAACCACTTCGGATGCTTTTGTGAGTTATGTTACAGCTTATGATTTTATTCATCAGCCGGAGGGTTGTATCGATGTCGACCGCCCCTTGTGGCGGGATTTGAGAGAACGGACGATGGAGGACGATAATCCGATATTGCTGTTGTATTATATTCGAAAGTAAATAGTTGGTTTGTAACAAAATGAATAATTGAAAGGAGGTGCTTTGTCACTGTGTCTTAGTGTGTATTAGGTCGGCAGTGATGGAGTATGAACTATTTAATATTTGAATTATGAAAAAAAGTAAAATTGTATTTTTATTAAGCATATTATCGGTCTCTGCTTTGACATGTATAGTCTGTGCAGGGAAATCCTTTTTCCGTTTATGGGGCATTGGCCTTAACGAATTTAGAGGCTTTAGCTAATGGAGAAGGAGGAGCGACAGGAACGACTACTGGAGAGTATGTTTATTATGATTTTAATGGACAAAGATGGTATGGGGTAGAGAATGAAGGAACAGGGAAGTGGTTTCCGAAATTCGATAAATGCTATATACAGGGGAAATGGGGAAATCATGTGTATTGTATTATCGGTTCGGGAAATTGTTGGAATGGAACCTCCTGTATTCATTGAATTAAATAATTGATAAATCGGATGTCAGAAAATGAGTTATTATTTTTCTGACATCCATTAAATGAAAAGTGACGATGCTTAGATTACTTAAATTTTTGTTATTATTTTCTTTATTTTTTGTCTCCTGTCGTTCAAAAAATAAAGTCGAACAACCAATGATTAAAGATTTTGATTTATTACAGCGTGCTAATAATGATTATACTACAATAGATTTAGAACATGCGGAAGAATTGGCCTATCGTGAACTTATTGATAGTATTCGTTATATATCCTTAGGAGATGAATGTGGAGTAATGGGAAATATTGCCAATATAATTACTTATAAAGGACGTTTTTATATTCAGGAAGAGCAGTTCGATCGGGTTTTTATTTATGACGATACTGGTAGATGTTTAAAAAAGATAGATAATAAAGGACGTGGTCCGGGCGAATATTTAAGAATAGAATCTATAGATATAAATACGGAAAAAGAGGAACTGATGCTCGTTGATGGTATGTCGGATAAACTTTTTTTTTATGATTTAGACGGGAATTTTAAATCTATTCATTCCATACGGTATTTTCAAACAGAGAATACTCTATGTTTAAGAGATAGTGTATTTCTTCATATATCTGCTCCTTCTCAAAATTTTGGAAATGAGGGATTATATGGATATGCTTTGGTATTGTCAAAAGGTAATGAAAATTTTCTTAAAGGGTATCGTTATTTACCTCTTCAAGTAGGATATAAGGGAGGAGGGCAAATCTTTAAAGGATATGAACGTTCATGTTATCATCCAATCTATTCAGATACAATTTATCAAATATTATCCGATACAACTTATGGACCGATTTTCTATTTTAAAATAAAAAATTCAAGTTGGGAAAAGTATCATAATTCAGATAGATTTGTTGATATAGATGGAAGTGAAGAAGGAGTGTTTACGTTACTTTACGAAAATCAGGATTTTTTTCTAGGATACATAGCCGATAAAAAAAAGAAAGGTAATTATATGCAGCCTTTTTTGTATGATAAAATGAAAGATAAGACTTATCTATTGAGGTGGTGCGATTATTATGAACATTTGAAGGAACTCGACTACTTTGAGGGATATGAGGCACGCGGAATATTTGAAGATTACTTTATTGCTCACGTAAGTTTTTCGACTCTTGATCAATATAATATATTCGAGCGCGTGAAAGATGGGGCTCTTAAAATTACAAATCCGGAGTTGGAAAGAGTAATCCAGAATTTGAATACAGATTCGAATCCGGTTTTGATCCTGACGAAGTTTAAACATTTATGATATGCAAAGGTTTATGAGATGGCCTTTATTACTGGCTATCGTGGTAAGTATTTTTTTACGGGAAACGAAAATAAATAAGTTATGGCAGATGGGAAAATAAATAGACCGTATGGGGGAGTCTTGTTATTGGGAATCTTTTTAACTCCTTTGTTATCGTTAGGTCATGATTATGCTGATGGTATAATTACCGCCAAATATTTCCGTTTTGCAGAAGTTGTCGGGATTGGTTTATTGCTGACATGGATGGTGGCATGGAAACGGAATTTTCAATTCTGTTTCAGATGGGTGGATGTCGGTGTGGTGCTGTTCGCTTTGTATGGGGTGGGAAGTTTTTTGTTGAATGATTTCAGGGGAGAAACGCAAACGTTGTTATTGATATTATTAGTGGGACTGTATTTTGTGTGTCGGGGTTTGGGAGGATGGAAGGTTTCTCAGAGGTTGCTTTTTACCTTTGTTTTATTGCTCGCCGGGAGCATCGAAGCGATATGGGGATTTTTACAGGTATACGGTTGGGCTGATCAATACCATAGCTTATACCGCTTGACCGGGAGTTTTTTTAATCCGGGCCCCTACAGCGGTTTTCTGGCGGTGATATTACCGGTGGCTTTGCATACTCTGTTAGGGCCGAAGCCTCTTTGCCGGGTTGATAAAATCGTGTACGGACTCGGAGTTATTTGTTTGGTTTCGATCATCCTGGTTTTACCGGCCGGCATGAGCCGGAGTGCCTGGGTGGCTGCCGGAGCCGGTTGCGGAGTTGTTGTGTGGAGGCAGAAACGCTCGAGGGAATACGTTAGGAGGGGAATAGGGCGGATAGGACGAGGTTGGAAAAGATGTTGGCTGGGGGGTATTTTATTACTGGGATTATCGATCGGGGGTGGATTGTATTTGCTGAAAAAGGATTCCGCCGATGGACGTTTGTTGGTATGGAAAATGGATCTGGCGGTGATGCGTTCCCAACCTTGGCTAGGTGTCGGTATCGGTCGGTATCCGGGTGCTTTAGGAGAAGCTCAGGCGGTTTATTTTGCAAACAGTCCTGCAGATCCGCGGGAAGAATATGTGGCTGATGCTCCTGAATATGGTTTCAATGAGTTTTTGCAATTGGGAGGTGAATATGGTTTGATCGGTTTGTGCTTGTTTTTATCGATAACGGGTATAGCGTCGGGAGGGCTGTTTAAAAGGAACACGCAGCAAACCGGTGGAGTATCGGGCGCTTTAAGCGCATTTCTGGTATTCGCTTGTTTTTCCTATCCTTTGCATATGTTACCGATGGCGATGCTGTTTGTGCTGTTATTGGCGTGGAGTGTGAATGTCGGTGCGAAAGGAGTAAGGATAAGACGCTGGGCAGGACAAATCCTGTGGTTACCGGTTATGGTACTGGGGCTTGTTGCTGCCTGGAGATTGACAGAAAAGGAAACCGCCTATAAAACATGGAAAACCGCAAGGGCTTATTTCCGTCAGGGAGATTATCAAGAGGCTTTAAACCGGTATACACCTTTATTTTCTGCCCTATCCGACCGGCCGGCTTTTGTGTTCGAGTTTGGCGAATGTCAATTTCAAAACGCCCAATATGGAAATGCGACGGCGATTTTTTTGTGGGCGGCGGAACTCAGTGCCGATCCGATGGTGTATAATAAGCTCGGGAAAAACTATCAGGCCCTGAAACAATATGACCGGGCCGAGAAAGCTTATGTCCAGGCTGCTCATATGATTCCCCATCGCATTTATCCGCTTTACCTGCTGGCTTTATTGTACCGGGAAATGGGAGATATGGAAAAGGCCCGTGATATGGCCCGGCAGGTAATCGACCAAGAACCCAAAGTGTGGTCACCTGCAGTGGAAGAAATGAAGACAGAAATGAAACAATTATAATGATTTTTGCTTACCCTAAATAACAAATGTGATGATGAAAATCCTATATTTTTACTTATCTGGCTTGTTGTTGCTGTGGAGTAGCTGTCAGCGGCCGACGATGCTCGATTTTGCGTTGCGGTATGCCGGGGAAAACCGCGTGGAACTGGAAAAGGTACTCGACCACTACCGGAATGATTCGCTGAAGTATAGGGCGGCCGTTTTTTTGATCGGGAATATGCCTTATCATTATTTCTATACAGGTGCGCAGTTGGATAGCCTCAGGCAAGGATACCGGTGGATGCAACGGACCGGACTAAGTGCCAAAGCGGTCAAACACAAATTGTGGAAGACTTTCGGCGAGCCTGATGTCAGGAGGTGGACGAAACGCAACGATGCCCGGTCGGTTACGGCCGATTTCCTTATCCGGCATATCGATTATGTATTCGGGGTGTGGGAGAAGCGGCCCTGGGCTTCGTATTATTCTTTCGAAGATTTTTGCGAATTTGTCCTGCCTTACCGGATTGAAAGGGAACCCCTGGAATTTTGGCAAGAGGCGTATGTACGGCGTTACGGACGGTTGTGCGACTCGCTCTGTGCCGTGAATCCGGATGTGGTGTTTGTCGCTTCGGCTCTGAACGATCACTTACGGGCCGAGCAGAATTGGTATGCATCTTCCGATTTGTCGTTTGTGGAATATGGAGCCTTGCAGTTACTGGACGAACGATTCGGAGGTTGCCGGGAGTTGTCGGGGTTCAATGTGGCCCTGTTCCGGGCATTGGGGATCCCTTGCGGAATCGACCGGGTGGTGCAGAATCCCCACCGGATCGGTTCGCATATGTGGACATTTATGGTGGATACCGACGGACGAAAGCTTCCCTACCTGTGGAATTACTGATCATGAAGTGAAATCCATCCGTGGTGGGAATGAAAGAGTACAAAAGATGCATCTGGTGAAAAAATATACCGGGACGGCTATGGATCGCTTGCTGCTGGATTTGATGGTACAGGGGGTATTCGAAGGAGCGAATACGCCGGATTTCCGGGATGCCGTGGTGCTCCACCGGATTACTAAAGTGCCGCTTCCCGATTCGAACTGGGTACGGGTGAACTGTCCGTCGGAATTTCGCTATCTGCGTTACCGGGGACCGAAAGGTTCCAATAGTTGTATTGCAGAGGCGATGTTTTTCGATGCGGACGGTAAACTGATCCGGGGGGCCTGTATCGGTACACCTTCGGCGGAGAACGGAAAGACCTGGGATTGTACAAAAGTTTATGATGGGAGCAAACATACCTATTTTGCCGCTCAGGATGCCGATACCTCCTGGGCCGGTTTGCAGTTGGCGATACCTGTCCGCGTCAGCCGGATCTGTTACATTCCCCGGAACGACGATAATTTTGTCAAACCGGGCGACCTATACGAACTGTTGGTGTGGGACCGGGGACAATGGTACACGATGGGACGGCAGGTGCCCGACACCTATGGACTCGATTATGAGGGAGTTCCTGCCGGACACCTCTACTGGCTGAGGGATCTCACTGAGGGAGTGGAAGAACGGATATTTACGTACGAACAGGGAAAACAGGTGTGGTGGTAGGAAGTTTGTACGATTTTTGCATCTAAAAAAATTTTTGTTGCATTCTTTTTCTTTCGTTCATACTATTTTTAACCTCACTTAACGGAGCGGAAATGGGAGGATAGAAAGAAAAGTAACGGTGGAGAGTAAATTTTTATAAAAATTGAATATGGTAAAAAAAATCGTTGGAACAGGAGTATTACTTGTCCTGGCTTTGGCGTTGCAAGCCGGAGTGAAAATGTATACTTTAAAGTCGCCGGACGGTAAAGTGAAACTCGAAGTGACTGCCGGACAGGGGATAGCTTATTCACTTTTCTATGATGGCCGGCTTTTATTAAAACCTTCCCGGATAGCCCTTCATACCGACCTGCCGGAAGCCGATCATTGGGAAAATATCCGTATAACGGGAACAAAACAGAGGCATGTGTCGGAGACGGTACAGGCTCCGTTCTATCGGGTGAAGGAGTTCGGAATCGATTGTAATGAACTCGAACTCCGGTTGAACAATGGTTTTTCACTGCTGATGCGGGCCTATAACGATGGTATGGCCTATCGGTTCGTGGCCGGCCGGAAAGGAGAGATGACAGTGGTGGAGGAGAGGGCCGAATTTAATTTTGCTGATGATTTCGAAGCCTATATACCGTATTCTACCAATCCGAAAGATCCCTGGAATATGGCTTTTCAAAATTTTTACACCAAAGCTCCTCTTACACAATATAATACAGAGTTACCTGCTTTTTTACCCTTGACTGTGGATGCCGGTGCGGTGAAACTGACCTTACTGGAATCCGATTTGGAAGCTTATCCGGGCATGTTCGTCTGTGGAGATGGAAAAACGCCGGCTTTGAAAGGGGTGTTTGCAGCCTATCCTCAGGAAACGTTTAAGAATAAGTGGCGTTGTCAGGAGACGGTGAAAACCCGCAGGCCTTATATTGCGCGGGTAGCCGGTAAATGTACCTTTCCCTGGAGAATTATGGCAGTGACTGCAGAAGATACTCAGATGCCGGTGAATCATCTGGTGTATGCGCTGGCCGCTCCCAACCGGATCGGTGATTACAACTGGATAAAACCCGGGAAAGTGGCCTGGGAATGGTGGAACGACTGGGGGATCAGCGGAGTGGATTTTAAAGTAGGAATCAATACGCCGACTTATAAACATTATATCGACTTTGCTGCGGAACAAGGAATCGAATATGTGGTGCTCGACGAAGGTTGGTCGGATCCCAAACAGGGAGATATCATGACCACTGTTCCGGAGATCGATTTACCGGAATTGGCCGAATATGCCCGCAACAAAGGGGTCGGACTGATTCTGTGGGCGGTGATGAACGTGCTGGACGAGCAGCTCGAAAAGGCTTGCCGGTATTATGCCGGTATGGGGATTAAGGGCTTCAAAGTCGACTTCCTCGACCGGGATGATCAGAAAGCGGTAGAGATGGTTTACCGGATCGCGGAAACTACTGCAAAATATAAGCTGTTCGTGGATTTTCACGGTATGTATAAACCGACCGGAATCAACCGTACTTTCCCGAATGCGATCAATTTCGAAGGAGTATTCGGCATGGAGGAACTGAAATGGAGTAATCCCGATATGCCTTTGTACGACGTAACTATGCCTTTTATTCGTATGATGGCCGGGAATGTGGATTATACCCAGGGAGCTATGCGGAATGCAGTGAAAAAGGACTTCAGGGATATTTACAGTAGCCCGATGAGTCAGGGGACCCGTTGTCATCAACTGGCTACTTATATCGTGTTCGACAGTCCGTTGGTGATGCTGTGTGATGCCCCCACCGCCTATCGCAAGGAACCCGAATGTACCCGCTTTATCGCCGGTTTACCCGTTGTGGCCGATGAAACCCGGATATTGCAGGGGAAAATGGGAGAATATATCGTTACTGCCCGGCGGGTGGGGGAAGACTGGATCGTCGGAGGACTGACCGATTGGGAAGCACGCACGGTGGATTTGGATTTGAGTTTCTTGCCGGAAGGGATGTTCCGGGCTGAAATTTTCTGCGACGGTATAAATGCGGATAAAAAGGGAGAGGATTACCGGCATGAATATCGTGATGTAAAAAGAGAGGATCGGTTGAAGATGCAACTTGCTCCGGGAGGAGGATTTGCTATCAGGTTGAAGAAAAATCATAACTGATAAAATTATAAACTTATGAAAATTATTCCTGTTATTTTATTATTGGTGTTCAGTTGTGCCGTTTGTGCACAGGAGCTGAAAGAAAAATATGCCGAAGCAGATGGGTTCAGGCAAAAGTATGAGGCCGGATATTTTGGAGGGAATATCACTCCCCGCTGGATCGGAAATACACATTTTTGCTGGTATGCGGTCAAGACTCCTGCAGGTACTGATTTTATACTGGTGAATGCCGGTAAACGACAGAAACAACCGGCTTTCGATCAGAAAGCTATGGCTAAAGCATTGACGGCTGAACTGGGACGAAAAGTGGAACCCGGGAAAATGCCTTTCCGGGAGATTGTGTTTTCGGACGATCTGAAACAACTGACTTTTGTGACCGAAGGCATGAAATATACTTACGACCGGAATAAAAATAAGGTGATCGGTAAGGTGAAAGAAGAACCCCGCCGCCGGGAAGGCCACTGGGGAGGTGTGAATGAAGAGAATTGGCAGGGAGCTACTCCTTCGCCCGATGGAAAAAAAGAAGCCTTTGTCAGTGAAGGAAATCTGTTTGTCCGTGATATAAGTAGCGGCAAGGTGAACCGGCTGAGCTACGACGGAGCCCCCGGAGAATACTATTCTTCTTTTATCAGCTGGTCGCCGGATTCCCGGAAATTGGTGAGTTGTAAATACCGCCCCGCCTGGATCCGGAAATTGAAGACCGTCGTGTCTTCGCCTGCCGGACAACTGCAACCCAAAATGGAAGAGATCGATTATGTGAAACCGGGAGATGCCCTGCCTGTCAAACGACCGGTATTGTTTCTGGTGGAGGAAGGACGACAGGTAAATATCGAGTTTGCCGAACCGGAAAAACAGTTTAACCTGAACAATATCCGTTGGGCCGATGACAGTCGTTCTTTTACTTTCGATTATAACAAACGGGGACATCAGGAATAT
Coding sequences within it:
- a CDS encoding 6-bladed beta-propeller, translating into MINLKRKIIILSLIFFVYLLFSCGRKNDGGIGDIRKIDLAGLSVYNPFIKGNQLDSIKIVKLATDTNCLLGGIIKVIIEDSLIFIRDANEKLFVFDLNGKFRNMIGVMGNGPLEYTSLSDFYVNCQKKFVCILDRIKGKIYRYTFDGQYIEEFDCDRSVFNNVIDIHYVGENKLLLNMNNHIGTLYNYALVNESSYKLEQFLHPYPVVSRERISNGMLPTVVYGNGNIFYTVLLSDTIYTIQDGESRPIYLYEGGLKHINYEALQQETPYQSIFEAEMKLIKKGYSGGLLQLFQLKDHLYFEICQGEECWNIFWNLKEQTGFKYNSCLPGIRIFPGKVQTVYENYIVRSISALDLKTEYFRKHNFKDSRIDAVSREVLEDDNPVLLFYYVNTERLKK
- a CDS encoding 6-bladed beta-propeller, whose protein sequence is MLRLLKFLLLFSLFFVSCRSKNKVEQPMIKDFDLLQRANNDYTTIDLEHAEELAYRELIDSIRYISLGDECGVMGNIANIITYKGRFYIQEEQFDRVFIYDDTGRCLKKIDNKGRGPGEYLRIESIDINTEKEELMLVDGMSDKLFFYDLDGNFKSIHSIRYFQTENTLCLRDSVFLHISAPSQNFGNEGLYGYALVLSKGNENFLKGYRYLPLQVGYKGGGQIFKGYERSCYHPIYSDTIYQILSDTTYGPIFYFKIKNSSWEKYHNSDRFVDIDGSEEGVFTLLYENQDFFLGYIADKKKKGNYMQPFLYDKMKDKTYLLRWCDYYEHLKELDYFEGYEARGIFEDYFIAHVSFSTLDQYNIFERVKDGALKITNPELERVIQNLNTDSNPVLILTKFKHL
- a CDS encoding 6-bladed beta-propeller — translated: MEEKDLVTYPVRLEYLRKIEVGGSVFEVADKWPDSVEIVKLETAQECLMGVVKRIYVVDSLLFISDSNEKLFVFDRSGKFRNTIGTLGRGNDELLSMVDFCVDALKRNVYVFDLLRKKIFKYDFQGHLLDKLRFENEVVNHTGHIYWMPDGNIVAELDYFPGSNYHYAILDRNNDYQVKNYACPYGIPSTLPVAFDHTMQSCRGDHCWMLTLLSDTIYRYADGEIVPAMVVKSNARPVTAEVLSGQNWETAFHADADLLRWGYSTGISKIWATDRFLYFTYRDMKDWYVVCWDRITCKGYKYKQYPRGNIFMPGGFIATCADAFIGAVSALDFLTPPEGVGGKERAQWKEWIKGIQEDDNPILLLYYVRK
- a CDS encoding transposase, whose protein sequence is MYLTDLEEIQRQVFKKILNLQKRKRKYDLREIWNVVFYFVKTGCQWRMPPSHFASWGLFITISEIGFLNLLMNNL
- a CDS encoding 6-bladed beta-propeller yields the protein MRYFEMKGIFRFLSGIMGITWLLWGGCRPTIKEHDQSLSDITIIDLDSLEEADLLLSHHRVDSLRKFAFQGHVMTVADGWPDSLRVIKLETSADCLLGAIKKIRFVDSLIFISDYNDHLYVFDSSGSFRNSIGELGRAPNQVVALSSFYVDRKRKVVGVYDGYSDCIHRYAFDGIKQDKISCRNEVNGYILDVNQIDDNEILLTLSSGVGDLYNYAVVSAKDYKLKEYILPYNLRYLENSSRGELSCLAQPNGQLWLTALLSDTIYEYKAGKMLSRFVVKSDCMSLNDRVFESHKEWISPAHASAFLRDNGYSQGLMAIWATDQYLQFDLSYKDAGYSVYYDYLNHKGYKSKQYSRGNVLMPGRFLTTTSDAFVSYVTAYDFIHQPEGCIDVDRPLWRDLRERTMEDDNPILLLYYIRK